A part of Curtobacterium sp. MCLR17_036 genomic DNA contains:
- the leuS gene encoding leucine--tRNA ligase, which produces MTTEQQAEDPNAYDFRRIQDKWQPRWEELGLFTTDLDDTRPRKYILEMFPYPSGDLHMGHAENWALGDFVARYWRQQGFNVLHPIGWDSFGLPAENAAIKRGVDPKDWTYANIAQQKASFKRYAPSFDWTTEIHTSDPEYYKWNQWLFLQMYEKGLAYRKDSWVNWDPVDQTVLANEQVLPDGTSDRSGAVVVKKKLTQWYFKITDYADRLLDDLNQLEGRWPAKVIAQQRNWIGRSVGADVDFVIEGRDEPVTVFTTRPDTIHGVTFLVVAPDSDLAASLVSVAPDEVRADFDAYLTATQKTSEIDRQNADRPKTGVPLGRFAIHPLTGERLPIWAADYVLADYGHGAVMAVPAHDQRDLDFARAFDLPVRVVVDTNAAVTGAIPVVSPDTELPALDPVSTGEALTGTGRMINSGPLDGMSKQHAITAAISLLEERGTGRAAKTYRLRDWLISRQRFWGTPIPIIHGADGTEHPVPMDQLPVRLPDTEGLDLKPKGTSPLGGATDWVNVPNPVDGTPALRDTDTMDTFVDSSWYFLRFLAANDDTQAFDPAIARKWAPVDQYIGGIEHAILHLLYARFVTKVLFDLGYLDFTEPFSALLNQGMVLSGGSKMSKSKGGVSLGDELDANGVDAIRLVMGFAGPPEDDINWEDVSPSASARFLARAYRLATDVTSTPDAVWAEGDRALRQVTHRFLADAPGMMESFKFNVVIARLMDLVNVTRKAIDGGPGAGDPAVREAVETVALALSVFAPYTGEEMWEQLGYQATVATYGWRKADPTLLVQETLTAVVQVNGKVRDSFEVSKSIEADELEQLARSSANVQRYIGDREIVKVIVRAPKLVNIAIKG; this is translated from the coding sequence GTGACCACCGAGCAGCAGGCCGAGGACCCGAACGCCTACGACTTCCGTCGTATCCAGGACAAGTGGCAGCCCCGCTGGGAAGAGCTCGGGCTCTTCACCACGGACCTCGACGACACCCGTCCGCGCAAGTACATCCTCGAGATGTTCCCGTACCCGTCCGGCGACCTGCACATGGGGCACGCCGAGAACTGGGCGCTCGGTGACTTCGTCGCGCGGTACTGGCGGCAGCAGGGCTTCAACGTGCTGCACCCGATCGGCTGGGACTCGTTCGGCCTGCCCGCCGAGAACGCTGCGATTAAGCGCGGGGTGGACCCGAAGGACTGGACCTACGCGAACATCGCGCAGCAGAAGGCGTCCTTCAAGCGCTACGCGCCGTCGTTCGACTGGACCACCGAGATCCACACCTCGGACCCCGAGTACTACAAGTGGAACCAGTGGCTGTTCCTGCAGATGTACGAGAAGGGCCTGGCGTACCGGAAGGACAGCTGGGTCAACTGGGACCCGGTGGACCAGACCGTGCTCGCGAACGAGCAGGTCCTGCCCGACGGCACCTCGGACCGCTCCGGCGCCGTCGTCGTGAAGAAGAAGCTCACGCAGTGGTACTTCAAGATCACCGACTACGCCGACCGCCTGCTCGACGACCTCAACCAGCTCGAGGGCCGCTGGCCGGCGAAGGTCATCGCGCAGCAGCGCAACTGGATCGGCCGCTCGGTCGGCGCGGACGTCGACTTCGTCATCGAGGGCCGCGACGAGCCGGTCACCGTGTTCACCACGCGCCCGGACACGATCCACGGCGTGACGTTCCTGGTCGTGGCGCCGGACTCGGACCTGGCCGCTTCGCTGGTCTCCGTCGCCCCTGACGAGGTGCGGGCTGACTTCGACGCGTACCTGACCGCGACGCAGAAGACCTCGGAGATCGACCGGCAGAACGCCGACCGGCCGAAGACCGGTGTGCCGCTCGGCCGCTTCGCGATCCACCCGTTGACGGGGGAGCGCCTGCCGATCTGGGCCGCCGACTACGTGCTGGCCGACTACGGCCACGGTGCGGTCATGGCCGTGCCGGCGCACGACCAGCGCGACCTCGACTTCGCGCGGGCGTTCGACCTGCCCGTGCGCGTCGTGGTCGACACGAACGCCGCCGTGACCGGGGCGATCCCGGTCGTGTCCCCCGACACGGAACTCCCCGCTCTCGACCCGGTGTCGACGGGTGAGGCGCTGACCGGCACCGGTCGGATGATCAACTCCGGTCCGCTCGACGGCATGTCGAAGCAGCACGCGATCACCGCGGCGATCTCCCTGCTCGAGGAGCGCGGCACCGGTCGTGCCGCCAAGACCTACCGCCTGCGCGACTGGCTCATCTCGCGCCAGCGGTTCTGGGGCACGCCGATCCCGATCATCCACGGCGCCGACGGCACCGAGCACCCCGTGCCGATGGACCAGCTGCCGGTGCGACTGCCGGACACCGAGGGGCTCGACCTCAAGCCGAAGGGCACGTCGCCGCTCGGCGGCGCGACCGACTGGGTGAACGTGCCCAACCCCGTCGACGGCACCCCGGCGCTCCGCGACACCGACACGATGGACACCTTCGTCGACTCGTCGTGGTACTTCCTGCGGTTCCTGGCGGCGAACGACGACACCCAGGCGTTCGACCCGGCGATCGCGCGCAAGTGGGCGCCCGTCGACCAGTACATCGGCGGCATCGAGCACGCGATCCTGCACCTGCTGTACGCGCGCTTCGTGACGAAGGTGCTGTTCGACCTCGGGTACCTCGACTTCACCGAGCCGTTCTCGGCACTGCTCAACCAGGGCATGGTGCTGTCCGGCGGCTCGAAGATGTCGAAGTCGAAGGGCGGCGTCTCGCTCGGCGACGAACTCGACGCGAACGGCGTCGACGCCATCCGCCTCGTCATGGGCTTCGCCGGCCCGCCGGAGGACGACATCAACTGGGAGGACGTCTCCCCGTCGGCGTCCGCGCGCTTCCTGGCCCGGGCGTACCGCCTGGCGACCGACGTCACCTCGACGCCGGACGCCGTGTGGGCCGAGGGCGACCGGGCGCTCCGTCAGGTCACCCACCGGTTCCTGGCCGACGCCCCCGGCATGATGGAGTCGTTCAAGTTCAACGTCGTCATCGCGCGGCTCATGGACCTGGTCAACGTCACCCGCAAGGCGATCGACGGCGGCCCCGGTGCCGGTGACCCCGCCGTGCGCGAGGCCGTCGAGACCGTCGCCCTCGCCCTCAGCGTCTTCGCGCCGTACACCGGCGAGGAGATGTGGGAGCAGCTCGGCTACCAGGCCACCGTCGCCACGTACGGCTGGCGGAAGGCCGACCCGACGCTGCTCGTGCAGGAGACCCTGACCGCCGTCGTGCAGGTCAACGGCAAGGTGCGCGACTCGTTCGAGGTCTCGAAGTCCATCGAGGCGGACGAGCTCGAGCAGCTCGCGCGGTCGTCCGCGAACGTGCAGCGCTACATCGGTGACCGCGAGATCGTGAAGGTCATCGTGCGGGCGCCGAAGCTCGTCAACATCGCGATCAAGGGGTAG